The Terriglobia bacterium genomic sequence CCGTAGGAGATCACCGTGCCGATCAGCATGCCCACCGCCAAGGTGAGCAGAATTGTGAGCGTCGATACCCAGCGGTGTGCTCTGATTCGTTCAAGGTAAGCGCGGGCGCGCGAATTCATAAATCTTGTTTCCTCCGATTATTGCCGTTCCGGGCGCGAGGACACTGCCATTCGAACACACAATAGGCAAGATTACCGCAAGTCGGCCACTTGTAGCTCTCCCTCAGATTAGACGCGGTCTTAATAAATTCGTTGCTATAAATTCATCCAAACTTCGTCTTCCTTGACCCCCGCCGCGCTTGACTTCATAATCCTTTTCTCTCGCGGTGAGGTTGCTTTCGAGTTCGATTTTCTTCCTTCTGACCTCCTCAGCGCAACATGCAGGAGCCACACATGACCAACGATACTCCGAAGCGGCTTGGTGATTACGAAATCCTGAAAGTCCTCGGCGCTGGCGGGATGGGCCGCGTCTACCAGGTGCGCAACGTCATTACCGACCGCATCGAGGCAATGAAGGTCCTACTGCCGGAGATCGGCGGCCAGGAAGAAGTCGCAGCCCGTTTCCTGCGCGAGATCAAGGTGCTGGCGGCCCTCAACCATCCCAACATCGCCACCCTCCACACCGCCCTCACTATCGACAATCAACTGGTCATGATCATGGAGTACGTCGAAGGCCAGCCTATTTCAGCTGCGCTGGCCGGCGGGCCCATCCCCGTTCCCGACGCTCTCACCTACATTGACCAGATTCTCGACGCGCTCAGCTACGCCCACCAGCGCCACGTCATTCACCGCGACATCAAACCCGCCAACATGATGCTCACCCCCGGCGGCACCGTGAAGCTGATGGACTTTGGCATCGCCCGCACCGACAACGAACCCACCCTGCTCACCGCCCCCGGATCCACCCTCGGCTCGATGAATTACATGTCACCCGAACAGGTGAAAGGCGAGCGCACCGACGAACGCTCCGACCTCTACTCCCTCGGCATCTCGCTCTACGAGATGGTTACCGGCGACCGCCCCTTCCACGGCGACAGCAGTTTTTCTCTCATGGCCGCCCACGTCAATCAGCCTCCCACGCCACCCATCGAGCTGCAGCCCGAAATGCCCGCCGGGCTGAATCAGATCATTTTGACCTCGATCGCCAAGTCAGCGGCGGAGCGCTTCCAATCTGCCGATGCGTTCCGCAACGCGGTGAGAATCGTTCTCCGAGATTTGCAGGAATCCAAGACCTTGGTCCAGGGCTCGCAGGACGCGACCTCGGCCGGCGCGCGCACGCCCCTGCCGCACGTGCGCACCGGCCCCATCACGCGCCCGAAAACCGCGGTTACTGCGCCCACGCCTGTGCCCACGGCCAGGACCATTGCCGCTCCGGCTGCCACCGTTGCTGCGCCTCCTCCTGCGCCTGTTCCCGCGGCCGCACAACCGGCCAGTCATCGCGGGTTGTACGTCAGCCTCGGCGCCATCATCGTGCTCGTTGCCCTGGTCGCAGCAGGGTTCTACATGCCCAAGGGGAAAAAGGCCTCCGCCGCG encodes the following:
- a CDS encoding serine/threonine protein kinase — its product is MTNDTPKRLGDYEILKVLGAGGMGRVYQVRNVITDRIEAMKVLLPEIGGQEEVAARFLREIKVLAALNHPNIATLHTALTIDNQLVMIMEYVEGQPISAALAGGPIPVPDALTYIDQILDALSYAHQRHVIHRDIKPANMMLTPGGTVKLMDFGIARTDNEPTLLTAPGSTLGSMNYMSPEQVKGERTDERSDLYSLGISLYEMVTGDRPFHGDSSFSLMAAHVNQPPTPPIELQPEMPAGLNQIILTSIAKSAAERFQSADAFRNAVRIVLRDLQESKTLVQGSQDATSAGARTPLPHVRTGPITRPKTAVTAPTPVPTARTIAAPAATVAAPPPAPVPAAAQPASHRGLYVSLGAIIVLVALVAAGFYMPKGKKASAAGDTKVTHQPPAVVVPQTAETKPAEVALPAEEPKPAVAKKQKLMAKTGGQSAADAQAAAAAAAAAKAKAEELDRVEHEIDQLTGRSAAVNSSLDNLQRQQAAQGFGLRGDIASRQASMKVNLAKAQEAIGRNDLERAKRYSGMAAADVEALEKFLGR